A portion of the Flavobacterium limnophilum genome contains these proteins:
- a CDS encoding DUF423 domain-containing protein: MDKKIISTGAIFGMLAIILGAFGAHALKKVLSLEQLTTFETGVKYQMYHALFLLFVGLASISQKAKKTIYYLVVIGIIFFSGSIYLLATNSLFIPFDFKTIGFITPIGGLLLISSWGVLLANLLKKIPQQ; this comes from the coding sequence ATGGACAAAAAAATAATTTCCACGGGAGCAATTTTCGGAATGCTGGCCATCATTTTAGGAGCTTTTGGAGCGCACGCTCTTAAAAAAGTTTTATCTCTCGAACAGCTTACTACTTTTGAAACCGGAGTGAAATACCAAATGTATCACGCGCTATTTTTATTGTTTGTTGGCTTGGCTTCAATTTCTCAAAAAGCTAAGAAAACAATCTATTATTTAGTTGTTATTGGAATAATCTTCTTTTCAGGTTCCATCTATTTATTGGCCACAAACAGTCTTTTTATTCCTTTTGATTTTAAAACAATTGGGTTCATCACTCCTATTGGCGGATTATTATTGATTTCGTCTTGGGGCGTATTATTGGCAAACCTTCTTAAAAAAATACCTCAACAATAA
- a CDS encoding BlaI/MecI/CopY family transcriptional regulator produces the protein MSLSNSEEQLMEHLWKLEKAFMKDLLEAFPEPKPATTTVATLLKRMIDKKFVAYNEFGNSREYYPLVKKTDYFSKHVNGLISNFFNNSASQFASFFTKETNLSASELEELKKIIDSEIQKKKK, from the coding sequence ATGTCATTATCCAATTCAGAAGAACAATTAATGGAACACCTATGGAAACTAGAAAAAGCTTTTATGAAAGACTTACTCGAAGCTTTTCCAGAACCAAAACCAGCAACCACGACCGTGGCCACTTTATTGAAAAGAATGATTGATAAAAAGTTTGTGGCTTACAACGAATTTGGGAACTCAAGGGAGTATTATCCATTGGTTAAAAAAACCGATTATTTCTCGAAACACGTAAACGGATTAATTAGCAATTTCTTCAACAATTCGGCTTCCCAATTTGCTTCTTTCTTTACCAAAGAGACCAACCTCTCGGCATCGGAACTGGAAGAACTCAAGAAAATAATTGACAGTGAAATTCAAAAAAAGAAAAAATGA
- a CDS encoding phytase, with amino-acid sequence MKNINKIVVAFGIVSLISCSNKLAPIRKDAVKPVIVTQVLPHDTDDPAIWINPADATKSIIIGTDKDTDGGLYAFDLNGKIISKSEVLKRPNNVDIAYGLIIDGKKVDVAVTTERENNSIRIFSLPDLKPIDNGGISVFDGKLERDPMGIALYTRSTDNAIFAIVGRKSGPSETYLWQYQLTDAGNGKVGANVVRKFGKYSGKKEIEAIAVDNELGVVYYCDEQFGIRKYKADPALNDNSELALFGQNDFKADNEGIAIYKTTATTGYILVSNQQANTFMVYPREGANGNANEYPLLAEIPTSTIECDGADVTAINLGGAFQKGMFVAMSNGMTFHFYNWEDFQKRIDAAKK; translated from the coding sequence ATGAAAAACATAAATAAAATAGTAGTTGCATTCGGAATAGTTTCCTTAATTTCCTGCAGCAATAAGCTGGCTCCCATTCGCAAAGACGCTGTCAAACCAGTCATAGTAACCCAAGTATTACCGCACGATACCGACGATCCAGCTATCTGGATTAATCCTGCCGATGCCACAAAAAGCATTATTATCGGTACCGACAAAGATACCGATGGTGGGTTGTATGCTTTTGATTTGAATGGAAAAATCATTTCAAAATCTGAAGTGTTGAAACGACCAAATAATGTGGATATCGCTTATGGTTTAATAATTGATGGCAAAAAAGTGGATGTTGCCGTAACTACAGAACGTGAAAATAACAGCATCAGAATTTTCAGTTTGCCTGATTTAAAACCAATTGACAATGGAGGAATTTCCGTTTTTGATGGGAAATTAGAACGTGACCCAATGGGAATTGCTTTATACACTCGCAGTACTGATAATGCCATTTTTGCCATCGTCGGCAGAAAAAGCGGTCCTTCCGAAACTTATTTATGGCAATACCAATTGACCGATGCAGGCAATGGAAAAGTGGGAGCGAATGTGGTTCGAAAATTTGGAAAATATAGTGGCAAAAAAGAAATCGAAGCCATCGCCGTGGATAATGAATTGGGAGTTGTTTATTATTGTGACGAACAATTCGGAATCAGAAAATATAAAGCCGATCCCGCTTTAAATGACAATTCGGAACTAGCTCTTTTTGGTCAAAATGATTTCAAAGCCGATAACGAGGGAATTGCTATTTACAAAACCACGGCAACAACCGGTTATATTTTGGTATCCAATCAGCAAGCGAATACTTTTATGGTTTATCCAAGAGAAGGAGCGAATGGCAATGCCAATGAATATCCGTTGTTAGCCGAAATTCCAACTTCCACGATAGAATGTGATGGAGCTGATGTTACGGCAATCAATCTTGGTGGAGCATTTCAAAAAGGAATGTTTGTGGCAATGAGCAACGGAATGACTTTTCATTTTTACAATTGGGAAGATTTTCAAAAACGAATTGATGCTGCTAAAAAGTAA
- a CDS encoding metallophosphoesterase yields the protein MKQIIYFFLSVLVFQLSFAQQAEKRELSGYTEGYIPELQKIDNSLNFLLMGDFGRYGQFYQKEVAVQMGKAAATIGSEFVISVGDNFYPNGVQSTTDHSWVASFENVYTDYSLQNDWYVALGNHDYRGNVQAQIDYSAKSRRWHMPSSYFKKEFNLEDGNKVLVLFMDTSPFIDKYYDADSGMSEAIKAQDTTAQKKWLLKELVTTDKKVTWKIVVGHHPLYSGGKRKTSSETISFEKKFAEIFDNQKVDAYFCGHEHDLQIIKPKGHYTTQFLSGAACTVRPSGEREGTSFFAEKPGFMTFSITNSRLLAQVVDGDGKVLFTTQIEKNKNEKHK from the coding sequence ATGAAACAAATAATTTACTTTTTTTTATCAGTATTGGTTTTTCAATTATCGTTTGCACAACAAGCAGAAAAAAGAGAATTGTCGGGCTATACAGAAGGCTATATTCCAGAACTGCAGAAAATAGACAACAGTTTGAATTTTTTATTGATGGGGGATTTTGGGCGTTATGGTCAATTTTATCAAAAGGAAGTGGCTGTGCAAATGGGAAAAGCAGCCGCTACAATTGGTTCTGAATTCGTGATTAGTGTGGGAGATAATTTTTATCCAAATGGAGTACAAAGCACCACGGATCATTCGTGGGTCGCTTCTTTTGAAAATGTTTATACCGATTATAGTCTGCAGAACGATTGGTATGTAGCTTTGGGAAATCATGATTATAGAGGAAATGTTCAGGCGCAAATCGATTATTCCGCTAAAAGTCGCCGTTGGCACATGCCTTCATCTTATTTTAAAAAGGAGTTTAATTTAGAAGACGGCAATAAAGTTTTAGTTTTGTTTATGGATACTTCGCCGTTTATAGATAAATATTACGATGCGGATTCGGGTATGAGCGAGGCAATCAAAGCACAGGATACCACAGCTCAAAAAAAGTGGCTGCTCAAAGAATTAGTCACAACAGACAAAAAGGTGACTTGGAAAATTGTAGTAGGACACCATCCTTTGTATAGCGGAGGAAAGCGAAAAACCAGTTCTGAAACCATAAGTTTCGAAAAAAAGTTTGCCGAGATTTTTGATAATCAAAAGGTAGATGCTTATTTCTGCGGACACGAACACGATTTACAGATTATAAAACCGAAAGGGCATTATACAACTCAGTTTCTGTCTGGGGCAGCTTGTACTGTCCGTCCCAGCGGCGAAAGAGAAGGAACATCGTTTTTTGCCGAAAAACCAGGATTTATGACCTTTTCCATTACAAATTCAAGATTGCTTGCACAAGTGGTTGATGGAGATGGCAAAGTTTTATTTACGACTCAAATAGAAAAAAACAAAAATGAAAAACATAAATAA
- a CDS encoding saccharopine dehydrogenase family protein has product MRTILIIGAGRSASSLIQYLLNKSDEEKLHLIIGDLSLASAQKKTNNHPNATAIALDIFDKNQRKEFVQKADIVISMLPAHLHIEVAKDCIAHKKHLVTASYVSDDMQELDAAAKENNLIFMNEVGLDPGIDHMSAMKVIHEIKAKGGKMLLFESFCGGLVAPESDTNLWNYKFTWAPRNVVLAGQGGAAKFIQEGTYKYIPYWNLFRRTEFLEVEGYGRFEAYSNRDSLKYLDVYGLDDVLTLYRGTIRKVGFSKAWNVFVQLGMTDDSYIMEDSENMSYRQFVNSFLPYHPTDSVEIKMRLILKIDQDDIMWDKLLELDLFNPNKKVGLKDATPAQILEKILTDSWTLQPKDKDMIVMYHKFGYELNGKKEQIDSKMVCIGEDQTYTAMAKTVGLPVAMATLLILNGKIKTPGVQLPIKEEVYLPILKELEEYGVVFKEQIVPYLGYNPDKVFS; this is encoded by the coding sequence ATGAGAACCATTCTTATCATCGGGGCGGGAAGATCGGCTTCGTCCTTGATTCAATATCTTTTAAACAAATCCGATGAGGAAAAGTTGCACCTTATTATTGGGGATTTGTCATTGGCTTCGGCTCAAAAGAAAACCAACAATCATCCCAATGCAACCGCAATCGCATTGGATATTTTTGACAAAAATCAAAGAAAGGAATTTGTCCAAAAAGCGGATATCGTGATTTCGATGTTGCCGGCACATCTTCATATTGAAGTGGCCAAGGATTGTATTGCCCATAAAAAACATTTGGTGACAGCCTCCTACGTTAGCGATGACATGCAGGAATTGGATGCCGCAGCCAAGGAAAACAATTTGATTTTTATGAATGAAGTGGGTCTTGATCCCGGGATTGACCATATGAGCGCGATGAAAGTCATTCACGAAATCAAGGCCAAAGGAGGAAAAATGCTTTTGTTCGAATCCTTCTGCGGCGGTCTTGTCGCGCCGGAATCTGACACGAATTTGTGGAATTACAAGTTTACTTGGGCACCTCGAAACGTGGTGCTGGCCGGTCAAGGTGGTGCGGCAAAATTCATTCAGGAAGGAACTTATAAATACATTCCGTATTGGAATCTATTCCGCAGAACCGAATTTCTGGAAGTGGAAGGTTACGGTCGATTTGAGGCTTATTCCAATAGAGATTCCCTGAAATATCTCGATGTTTACGGTTTGGATGATGTGTTGACTTTGTACCGGGGAACTATTCGAAAAGTCGGTTTTTCCAAAGCTTGGAATGTGTTCGTTCAACTCGGAATGACTGATGACAGTTACATAATGGAAGATTCCGAAAATATGAGCTACCGTCAATTCGTGAATTCTTTCTTGCCGTATCATCCAACGGATTCTGTCGAAATCAAGATGCGTTTGATTTTAAAAATTGACCAAGACGACATTATGTGGGACAAGTTGCTGGAATTGGATTTGTTCAATCCCAACAAAAAAGTGGGTTTGAAAGACGCCACACCAGCTCAAATTCTAGAAAAAATCCTGACCGATAGCTGGACATTGCAGCCCAAAGACAAAGACATGATTGTGATGTATCACAAATTTGGCTACGAATTGAATGGCAAAAAAGAACAAATAGATTCCAAAATGGTTTGCATTGGCGAAGACCAAACCTATACCGCAATGGCGAAAACCGTTGGCTTGCCAGTGGCAATGGCAACCTTGTTAATCCTGAACGGAAAGATAAAAACTCCCGGAGTGCAACTTCCCATTAAAGAAGAAGTGTATTTGCCCATTTTGAAAGAATTGGAAGAATATGGAGTTGTTTTCAAGGAACAAATTGTGCCTTATTTGGGGTATAATCCTGATAAGGTTTTTAGTTAA
- a CDS encoding DUF4407 domain-containing protein encodes MLKQFFILCSGADKSLLEGCSEGEQTKYVGIGATVFFTAVMAFIASSYALFTVFDNPFIAMGFGVVWGLLIFNLDRFIVSTIRKRDKFKSEFLQASPRIILAVIIAIVISKPLEIKIFEKEINTILLKEKNAMALTNKKEVANYFKSDVEKNKAETDNLKAEIAKKEKEVNALYETYITEAEGTKGTMKLGKGPVFKEKIAKHNLASAELDSIRKTNLAKIAVNDKKAITLQADLDKKVTETQPIIEGFDGLMARINALNKLPLIPSLFIMLLFLAIETSPIIAKLLSPKGEYDYKLEDLETALKATLTQDKYQRDLLVRTSASMHDKVYDDIAQDKKLYDLQRQKATELLELQAHNFVEKQKKTM; translated from the coding sequence ATGTTAAAACAATTCTTTATTCTCTGTTCCGGAGCCGACAAATCCTTGCTGGAAGGTTGCTCCGAAGGCGAACAAACCAAATATGTGGGTATTGGCGCCACTGTTTTCTTTACCGCCGTCATGGCTTTCATTGCCAGTTCTTATGCCCTTTTCACGGTTTTTGACAACCCTTTTATTGCTATGGGATTTGGAGTCGTTTGGGGATTGCTTATTTTCAATTTGGATCGGTTCATCGTTTCCACCATTCGAAAAAGAGACAAATTCAAAAGTGAATTCTTGCAGGCCAGTCCGCGAATTATTTTGGCTGTAATCATTGCCATCGTGATTTCGAAACCTTTGGAAATCAAGATTTTTGAAAAGGAAATCAACACCATTTTGTTGAAGGAAAAAAACGCAATGGCTTTGACCAATAAAAAGGAAGTTGCCAATTATTTCAAATCGGATGTGGAGAAGAATAAAGCCGAAACCGACAATCTGAAAGCGGAAATTGCGAAGAAAGAAAAAGAAGTAAATGCTCTTTACGAAACTTATATTACCGAAGCCGAAGGAACAAAAGGCACAATGAAACTGGGAAAGGGCCCGGTTTTCAAGGAGAAAATTGCCAAGCACAATTTGGCTTCCGCGGAACTGGATTCCATTAGAAAAACCAATTTGGCCAAAATTGCCGTCAACGACAAAAAAGCCATAACGCTACAAGCCGATTTAGACAAAAAAGTAACCGAAACACAACCCATAATAGAGGGTTTTGATGGTTTGATGGCGCGAATAAACGCCCTGAACAAACTACCCTTGATTCCTTCCTTGTTTATAATGTTGTTGTTTTTGGCTATCGAAACTTCGCCGATCATCGCCAAATTATTGTCCCCAAAAGGCGAATACGATTATAAATTGGAGGATTTGGAAACGGCTTTGAAAGCCACTTTGACACAAGACAAATACCAGCGCGATTTATTGGTGAGAACCAGCGCATCAATGCACGACAAAGTCTATGACGATATTGCCCAAGACAAGAAACTCTATGATTTGCAACGCCAAAAGGCCACCGAATTATTGGAACTTCAAGCCCATAATTTCGTGGAAAAACAGAAGAAAACGATGTGA
- a CDS encoding M56 family metallopeptidase, translating to MIDFLYKSSLSLFLLLIFYHLVLEKEKMHQFNRFYLLFSLVFSLAIPFMTIEIVTETIAPVQQTHDYVIQDSSNKIILEQSIDYKSIILWILYGLVASILLFRYIGNILKIISNIKSNPVVVYKNAKLVLLEEQVPPHTFLNYIFLNKGDYQNRKINEELYTHELIHVNEKHTLDILLVEALKTVLWFNPIFIFYKKAIQLNHEFLADEKVVTIYNNIPFYQNLLLAYANTNPTFGLTSNLNYSITKKRFIMMTKTVSKTRILLSKIVLLPLFSGLIFFICTESVAQVKTATNSNDKNNQIAENTDSVNFNASVKTAVGFFCIPGTYPLHEVDVKPEFPEGIDKLNNSIAENFIIPKDCLEVKLHIGFVVETDGSLSNFSPINDNCPGSSDEAIRVLKNLPKWKPGTKDGKAVRTSYDLPITILANK from the coding sequence ATGATTGACTTCCTTTATAAATCATCCCTAAGTTTATTTCTTCTTTTAATTTTTTACCACTTGGTATTGGAAAAAGAAAAAATGCATCAGTTTAACAGGTTTTACTTGCTGTTCAGTCTTGTCTTTTCATTGGCAATTCCTTTCATGACTATTGAAATAGTTACAGAGACCATTGCACCGGTACAGCAAACCCATGATTATGTGATTCAAGACAGTTCGAATAAAATAATTTTAGAGCAATCCATCGATTACAAATCGATAATCCTTTGGATTCTTTATGGTTTGGTTGCTTCAATACTATTGTTTCGGTACATTGGAAACATTTTGAAAATAATATCCAATATTAAGTCGAACCCAGTTGTTGTGTACAAAAACGCTAAATTAGTTTTATTAGAGGAACAAGTCCCTCCACATACGTTTCTAAACTACATCTTCCTCAATAAAGGAGATTATCAAAACCGAAAAATAAATGAAGAATTATACACGCATGAATTGATACACGTAAACGAAAAACACACTTTGGACATATTGCTGGTCGAAGCCTTGAAAACAGTACTTTGGTTCAATCCCATTTTTATTTTTTACAAAAAAGCAATTCAACTCAATCATGAATTCCTGGCTGATGAAAAAGTGGTGACCATCTACAACAATATTCCATTCTATCAAAATCTTTTGCTTGCTTATGCAAACACAAACCCAACATTCGGATTAACCAGTAATTTAAACTATTCCATAACTAAAAAAAGATTCATTATGATGACAAAAACCGTTTCCAAAACAAGAATACTGCTTTCTAAAATCGTTCTTTTACCCTTATTCTCAGGACTTATTTTCTTTATTTGCACAGAAAGTGTTGCACAAGTTAAAACAGCAACAAACTCTAATGACAAGAATAATCAAATTGCCGAAAATACTGATTCAGTGAACTTTAATGCTTCTGTAAAAACTGCAGTTGGTTTCTTTTGCATACCAGGAACTTATCCTCTACATGAAGTTGATGTCAAACCGGAATTTCCAGAAGGAATTGATAAGTTAAACAATTCTATCGCTGAGAATTTTATAATTCCAAAAGATTGTTTGGAAGTTAAACTTCATATTGGTTTTGTCGTGGAAACTGATGGCTCGCTGTCTAATTTTAGTCCTATAAACGACAACTGTCCGGGTTCTAGTGATGAAGCAATTCGAGTATTAAAAAATTTACCTAAATGGAAACCAGGAACAAAAGACGGAAAAGCAGTCAGAACATCCTATGATCTTCCAATAACAATTTTAGCTAACAAATAA
- a CDS encoding TonB-dependent receptor: MKKNYLIVMFFFLALVGYAQKGVISGKVLDAEDKMPLPGAMVEIVGMNKYTISDQNGRYEFLNILADSYTVQVKYMGYAAAKGDLTVKEGANAVCNFELVASGTELKEVVIGDILKGQAKALSQQKHNKNIGNVISSDQVGRFPDANIGDALKRVPGVTMQNDQGEARNIIIRGLAPSLNSVTLNGDRIPSAEGDNRNVQMDLIPSDMISTIEVSKTLTPDMDADAIGGSVNLVTRPTPNGERISATIGGGYLPIRDKASYTAGLVYGNRFFSDKFGAVLSGSYNNVDYGSDNVENEWVKDDFGNEFIQKSEIRKYDVQRIRRSASLALDYKFNENNTLFANAIYNWRDDRENRFRTTYDDIEAVYDAVDDEKIVGFEGRVKRQTKGGIDNDRNKSRRLEDQRVQNYSLRGEHLISSKLDLDWSTNYSTAREYRPGERYIEYRQKGLDMTQDLSDTRFPLVTTTGEALNKFKFNSVTENTNDTEESEFGAKVNIRIPFTIIPAEKGRIRTGLRLRMKEKSRNNNFFAYEPINADMNLLSQIPANYFDGKDFNPGSQFVPGTFASANFLGNLDLNNASLFDKESDPSEFLAVNYNAKENIYAAYLRWDQDFNDKWSMVVGFRVENTHIDYTGNRVLDEEELEGEINTTNTYTNVLPSLTVQYNATKDLILRAAATTALARPNYYALAPYVNNIASDMEIMAGNPDLDATYSYNYDFMAENYFKSVGLISGGVFYKKLHDFIYNYSDSNYTTEKFAADFPTQDNPIPVGENWTFVQPKNGDTVDVYGFEVAFQRQLDFFENKFLKGFGVYLNYTFTKSEAKGIADEDGNERKNISLPGTAPHMFNGSLSWENKRFSARVSTNFTSDYLDELGSEEYNDSYYDKQFFVDANAAYKITKNIRVFAEANNLTNQPLRYYQGVESHTKQVEYYQARYNLGLKFDF, encoded by the coding sequence ATGAAGAAAAATTATTTAATCGTGATGTTCTTTTTTCTTGCACTAGTTGGTTATGCGCAAAAAGGAGTTATCTCTGGAAAAGTATTGGACGCTGAGGACAAAATGCCTTTGCCAGGTGCAATGGTCGAAATTGTTGGAATGAACAAATACACCATTTCCGATCAAAATGGGCGATATGAATTTCTTAATATTCTTGCAGATTCTTATACGGTTCAGGTGAAATATATGGGGTACGCTGCTGCAAAAGGAGATTTGACGGTAAAAGAGGGTGCCAATGCCGTTTGCAATTTTGAATTAGTGGCTTCGGGTACTGAATTGAAAGAAGTGGTGATAGGTGATATTTTAAAAGGACAAGCCAAAGCGCTAAGCCAACAAAAACACAACAAGAACATTGGTAACGTAATTTCTTCTGACCAAGTGGGGCGTTTTCCAGATGCCAATATTGGAGATGCCTTGAAAAGGGTTCCCGGTGTTACGATGCAAAATGACCAAGGCGAGGCCAGAAATATCATTATCAGGGGTTTGGCTCCGTCATTAAATTCGGTTACTTTGAACGGCGACAGAATTCCGTCTGCCGAAGGTGACAACCGAAATGTACAAATGGATTTGATTCCGTCGGACATGATTTCGACCATCGAAGTAAGCAAAACATTAACTCCTGATATGGATGCAGATGCCATTGGTGGATCGGTAAATTTGGTTACTCGTCCAACTCCAAACGGCGAAAGAATCTCGGCAACTATTGGAGGAGGTTATTTGCCTATAAGGGATAAAGCGTCTTACACAGCCGGTTTGGTGTATGGAAATCGTTTTTTCAGCGACAAATTCGGAGCTGTATTGAGTGGTTCCTACAATAATGTGGATTACGGTTCGGACAATGTGGAAAACGAATGGGTAAAGGATGATTTTGGAAACGAATTTATTCAGAAATCTGAAATTAGAAAATACGATGTGCAACGTATTCGCAGAAGTGCTTCGTTGGCATTGGATTATAAATTCAACGAAAACAATACCCTTTTTGCCAATGCTATTTACAATTGGAGAGACGATAGAGAAAACCGTTTCAGGACTACTTACGACGATATCGAAGCTGTTTATGACGCTGTTGATGATGAAAAAATAGTTGGTTTTGAAGGTCGTGTAAAACGTCAAACCAAGGGAGGTATCGATAACGATAGGAACAAAAGCAGAAGACTCGAAGATCAACGAGTGCAAAATTATTCGCTTCGTGGAGAACATTTAATCAGTTCCAAATTAGACTTGGATTGGTCAACCAATTATTCTACTGCAAGAGAATACCGTCCGGGCGAACGTTATATCGAATACCGTCAAAAAGGCTTGGACATGACGCAAGATTTGTCGGATACCAGATTCCCTTTGGTAACAACCACGGGTGAAGCATTAAATAAATTCAAGTTTAATTCTGTTACTGAAAATACTAATGATACAGAAGAAAGTGAATTTGGAGCCAAAGTAAATATTCGAATTCCTTTCACCATTATTCCGGCAGAAAAAGGAAGAATCAGAACGGGTCTTCGTCTTCGAATGAAAGAAAAATCAAGAAACAATAATTTCTTTGCTTATGAACCAATCAACGCCGACATGAATTTATTGTCCCAGATTCCAGCCAATTATTTTGACGGTAAAGATTTCAATCCGGGAAGTCAATTTGTGCCAGGAACTTTTGCTTCGGCCAACTTTTTAGGAAATCTTGATTTGAATAATGCTTCTTTATTCGATAAGGAATCGGATCCTTCAGAGTTTTTGGCGGTAAATTATAACGCCAAAGAAAATATTTATGCGGCCTACCTAAGATGGGATCAGGATTTTAACGACAAATGGTCGATGGTGGTAGGTTTCCGTGTCGAAAATACCCACATTGATTACACCGGAAACCGCGTTTTGGACGAAGAAGAATTGGAAGGCGAAATCAATACAACCAACACTTATACCAATGTTTTGCCAAGTCTTACGGTTCAATACAACGCTACCAAAGATTTGATTTTAAGAGCTGCGGCGACTACCGCCTTGGCTAGACCGAATTACTATGCACTGGCACCTTATGTAAACAACATTGCCTCGGATATGGAAATCATGGCTGGAAATCCAGACCTTGACGCCACTTATTCGTATAACTATGATTTCATGGCCGAGAATTATTTCAAGTCGGTTGGTTTGATTTCTGGAGGTGTTTTCTATAAAAAACTGCACGATTTCATTTATAATTACAGCGACAGCAATTATACAACAGAAAAATTTGCCGCTGATTTTCCAACGCAGGACAATCCAATCCCAGTGGGAGAAAATTGGACATTTGTTCAGCCGAAAAACGGGGATACCGTTGATGTGTATGGTTTTGAAGTCGCTTTTCAACGTCAGTTGGATTTCTTCGAAAATAAATTCTTGAAAGGATTCGGAGTTTATTTAAATTATACTTTTACCAAATCCGAAGCCAAAGGAATCGCCGATGAAGACGGAAACGAGAGAAAAAACATCAGCCTTCCAGGAACGGCTCCACACATGTTCAACGGTTCGTTGTCTTGGGAAAACAAACGTTTTTCGGCTAGAGTTTCCACTAATTTCACTTCGGATTATTTAGACGAATTGGGGTCAGAAGAATACAACGACAGCTATTACGACAAACAGTTTTTTGTGGATGCCAATGCAGCTTATAAAATAACAAAGAATATCCGAGTTTTTGCTGAAGCCAATAACTTGACCAATCAACCGTTGCGTTATTATCAAGGTGTTGAATCGCATACTAAACAAGTAGAATACTATCAAGCTCGATACAATTTGGGATTGAAGTTTGATTTTTAA